From one Pseudomonas fluorescens genomic stretch:
- the pqqA gene encoding pyrroloquinoline quinone precursor peptide PqqA, producing MWKKPAFTDLRIGFEVTMYFANR from the coding sequence ATGTGGAAAAAGCCTGCGTTCACTGATCTGCGTATCGGTTTTGAAGTGACCATGTACTTCGCCAACCGCTGA